A section of the Streptomyces sp. NBC_00178 genome encodes:
- a CDS encoding protein phosphatase 2C domain-containing protein — MSQQGETPAADEDDWWRKLYDDTARDTGPSSAADSLDDRFDSASDAVGPGDTTGAGGADHPVTVVPLPDPRLPEAAPLPQRRSPRHAAPRPERAPEPPPPASAPGSPTAAATPPTPPPGPPPVPPAPPRPPTAERAPWETPAGQRGPRTFAAPPPPPAPPTVPDSPEPPARPVVGHVGDRPPTYDAEPAALPPSGPDDLDGTLPDTVLDGARYGTFTLRAASVRGDSARFRGEPRRDALLTARFGSGDAALVLVAVAGGARGADGAHLAAADACRWIGGAVARSHARLSDDIRAGRRGDLKSGLHRLTDRTYGRLRSRAAELGLDPSAYTAGLGCLLLSADPDCRTRVFFGTGRGGLFRLRDGAWQDLDPVLPATALPASADAVEEEGPAGDRLTMDLQITTPPSPYEEGPPPQPAEPFRFRASVARPGDTLLLCGSGMAEPMRGEPALAVELARRWASEVPPGLPAYLADIQLRTKGYADDRTCAAVWEA, encoded by the coding sequence ATGAGCCAGCAGGGGGAGACGCCCGCCGCAGACGAGGACGACTGGTGGCGGAAGCTGTACGACGACACCGCGCGGGACACCGGGCCGAGCAGCGCGGCCGACAGCCTCGACGACCGCTTCGACTCCGCGTCGGACGCCGTGGGCCCGGGGGACACGACAGGTGCGGGGGGTGCGGACCATCCGGTCACCGTGGTCCCGCTGCCCGACCCGCGTCTGCCGGAGGCGGCCCCGCTCCCGCAGAGGCGCTCGCCCCGGCACGCCGCACCGCGGCCGGAACGCGCACCCGAGCCCCCGCCCCCGGCTTCCGCGCCCGGGAGTCCGACAGCCGCGGCGACGCCCCCGACTCCTCCGCCCGGGCCGCCTCCCGTGCCCCCCGCACCGCCCCGTCCGCCCACCGCCGAGCGGGCGCCCTGGGAGACCCCCGCCGGACAGCGGGGACCACGTACCTTCGCCGCCCCGCCGCCGCCCCCCGCACCGCCCACCGTGCCCGACAGCCCCGAACCGCCGGCGCGCCCCGTCGTGGGCCACGTCGGGGACCGGCCGCCGACCTACGACGCCGAACCCGCGGCCCTGCCCCCCTCCGGGCCCGACGACCTCGACGGCACCCTGCCCGACACCGTCTTGGACGGCGCGCGGTACGGGACGTTCACGCTGCGCGCCGCGTCGGTGCGCGGGGACTCCGCCCGCTTCCGCGGGGAGCCCCGGCGCGACGCGCTGCTCACCGCCCGATTCGGGTCCGGCGACGCGGCGCTCGTCCTGGTCGCCGTCGCCGGCGGGGCCCGGGGCGCCGACGGAGCGCATCTCGCCGCGGCCGACGCCTGCCGCTGGATCGGCGGTGCCGTCGCCCGGAGCCACGCGCGGCTCTCCGACGACATAAGGGCGGGGCGCAGGGGCGACCTCAAGTCCGGACTGCACCGCCTCACCGACCGTACGTACGGCAGGCTGCGCTCCCGCGCCGCGGAACTCGGCCTCGATCCGTCCGCGTACACCGCGGGACTGGGCTGCCTGCTGCTGTCCGCGGACCCGGACTGCCGCACCCGGGTCTTCTTCGGCACGGGCCGCGGTGGCCTCTTCAGGCTCCGTGACGGCGCCTGGCAGGACCTCGACCCGGTGCTCCCCGCCACGGCGCTCCCCGCTTCGGCGGACGCCGTGGAGGAGGAGGGTCCCGCCGGGGACCGGCTCACGATGGACCTGCAGATCACCACGCCCCCGTCGCCGTACGAGGAGGGGCCGCCGCCGCAGCCCGCCGAGCCCTTCCGCTTCCGCGCGTCCGTCGCCCGTCCGGGCGACACGCTGCTGCTCTGCGGGAGCGGCATGGCCGAGCCGATGCGCGGAGAACCCGCGCTCGCCGTGGAGCTCGCGCGGCGCTGGGCGTCGGAGGTCCCGCCGGGACTGCCCGCCTACCTCGCCGACATACAGCTCCGCACCAAGGGGTACGCGGACGACCGTACGTGCGCGGCGGTCTGGGAGGCGTAA
- a CDS encoding pyruvate dehydrogenase: MAKQNVSEQFVDILVRAGVKRLYGVVGDSLNPVVDAVRRNAAIEWIQVRHEETAAFAAGAEAQVTGNLAACAGSCGPGNLHLINGLYDAHRSMAPVLALASHIPSSEIGLGYFQETHPELLFQECSHYNEMISNPQQMPRLLQTAIQHAIGRGGVSVVSMPGDVASQPAPDKSVEHALVTSRPSVRPGDEEIDKLCRMIDEAKRVTLFCGSGTAGAHAEVMELAERVKAPVGHALRGKEWIQYDNPYDVGMSGLLGYGAAYEATHECDLLILLGTDFPYNAFLPTDVKIVQVDVRPEHLGRRSKLDLAVWGDVSETLRCLTPRVKTKTNRKFLDRMLKKHADALEGVVKAYTRKVEKHVPIHPEYVASVLDEIADDDAVFTVDTGMCNVWAARYLTPNGKRRVIGSFSHGSMANALPQAIGAQFTDRNRQVVSMSGDGGFTMLMGDFLTLVQYNLPVKVVLFNNSALGMVELEMLVGGPPSFGTTNTNPDFAAVARAAGAYGVRVEKPKQLEGALKEAFRHKGPALVDVVTDPNALSIPPKISADMVTGFALSASKIVLDGGVGRMLQMARSNIRNVPRP; the protein is encoded by the coding sequence ATGGCCAAGCAGAACGTGTCGGAACAGTTCGTCGACATCCTGGTCCGGGCGGGGGTCAAGCGGCTGTACGGAGTCGTCGGCGACAGCCTCAACCCCGTGGTCGACGCCGTCCGCCGCAATGCCGCCATCGAGTGGATCCAGGTCAGGCACGAGGAGACCGCCGCGTTCGCCGCGGGAGCCGAGGCACAGGTCACCGGGAACCTCGCCGCCTGCGCGGGTTCGTGCGGCCCCGGCAATCTGCACCTGATCAACGGCCTGTACGACGCCCACCGCTCCATGGCGCCGGTGCTCGCACTCGCCTCGCACATCCCGTCCAGCGAGATCGGCCTCGGCTACTTCCAGGAGACCCATCCCGAGCTGCTCTTCCAGGAGTGCAGCCACTACAACGAGATGATCTCCAACCCGCAGCAGATGCCGCGCCTGCTCCAGACCGCCATCCAGCACGCCATCGGCCGCGGCGGTGTCAGCGTCGTGTCGATGCCCGGTGACGTCGCCTCGCAGCCGGCACCCGACAAGTCCGTCGAACACGCCCTGGTCACCTCGCGGCCGTCCGTGCGGCCCGGGGACGAGGAGATCGACAAGCTCTGCAGGATGATCGACGAGGCCAAGCGGGTGACGCTGTTCTGCGGGAGCGGGACGGCGGGCGCGCACGCCGAGGTCATGGAGCTGGCCGAACGGGTGAAGGCCCCGGTCGGCCACGCGCTGCGTGGCAAGGAGTGGATCCAGTACGACAACCCGTACGACGTCGGCATGAGCGGACTGCTCGGTTACGGCGCCGCCTACGAGGCCACGCACGAGTGCGATCTGCTGATCCTGCTGGGCACGGACTTCCCCTACAACGCGTTCCTCCCGACCGATGTGAAGATCGTCCAGGTGGACGTGCGCCCCGAGCACCTGGGCCGGCGCTCGAAGCTCGACCTGGCGGTGTGGGGCGACGTGAGCGAGACGCTGCGCTGCCTGACCCCCCGGGTGAAGACCAAGACGAACCGCAAGTTCCTCGACCGCATGCTGAAGAAGCACGCCGACGCACTCGAGGGCGTGGTCAAGGCGTACACCCGCAAGGTCGAGAAGCACGTGCCGATCCACCCCGAGTACGTCGCGTCGGTCCTCGACGAGATCGCGGACGACGACGCCGTGTTCACGGTCGACACCGGCATGTGCAACGTCTGGGCGGCGCGCTACCTCACGCCCAACGGCAAGCGCCGGGTGATCGGTTCGTTCAGCCACGGCTCGATGGCGAACGCGCTGCCGCAGGCCATCGGGGCGCAGTTCACCGACCGGAACCGCCAGGTCGTGTCCATGTCCGGTGACGGCGGATTCACCATGCTGATGGGTGACTTCCTCACACTCGTCCAGTACAACCTGCCGGTGAAGGTGGTCCTCTTCAACAACTCCGCGCTCGGCATGGTCGAGCTGGAGATGCTGGTCGGGGGCCCGCCGTCGTTCGGTACGACCAACACCAACCCCGACTTCGCCGCCGTCGCGCGGGCTGCCGGTGCCTACGGCGTGCGCGTGGAGAAGCCGAAGCAGTTGGAGGGTGCGCTCAAGGAGGCGTTCAGGCACAAGGGACCGGCGCTCGTCGACGTGGTCACCGACCCCAACGCCCTCTCCATCCCGCCCAAGATCAGCGCGGACATGGTCACCGGCTTCGCGCTCTCGGCCAGCAAGATCGTGCTGGACGGCGGTGTCGGGCGGATGCTCCAGATGGCCCGTTCCAACATCCGCAACGTGCCGCGCCCCTGA
- a CDS encoding dihydrofolate reductase family protein, which yields MRTLISTAFVSLDGVVEAPGGEPGYRNSGWTFKDVEFLPEAYALKGREQKEAGAMLLGRVSYEAFSPVWPDMEDFADYKVMPKYVVSTTLTEDDLVADWGGTTILRSLDDVAALKETEGGPLIVHGSAALNRSLSDAGLIDRYHLLVFPLLLGAGKRLFSDTDKDTQKLKLVEHEVYANGLQKNVFDVIH from the coding sequence ATGCGCACTCTGATCAGCACGGCCTTCGTCTCCCTCGACGGCGTCGTCGAGGCACCGGGAGGCGAACCCGGCTACCGCAACTCCGGGTGGACGTTCAAGGACGTGGAGTTCCTTCCCGAGGCGTACGCGCTCAAGGGACGCGAGCAGAAGGAGGCCGGGGCGATGCTGCTCGGCCGCGTCAGCTACGAGGCGTTCAGCCCTGTCTGGCCGGACATGGAGGACTTCGCCGACTACAAGGTGATGCCGAAGTACGTCGTGTCCACCACGCTCACCGAGGACGACCTGGTCGCGGACTGGGGCGGCACCACGATCCTGCGCTCCCTCGACGACGTCGCCGCCCTGAAGGAGACCGAGGGCGGTCCGCTCATCGTCCACGGAAGCGCCGCGCTGAACCGGAGCCTCTCGGACGCCGGGCTCATCGACCGCTACCACCTGCTCGTCTTCCCCCTCCTGCTCGGCGCGGGCAAGAGACTGTTCAGCGACACGGACAAGGACACGCAGAAGCTGAAGCTCGTCGAGCACGAGGTCTACGCCAACGGTCTCCAGAAGAACGTCTTCGACGTCATCCACTGA
- a CDS encoding barstar family protein encodes MTVTYVIEGSRITGLDDFWDRIGEAVNGPGGYFGRGLDAFADCLRGGFGTPDDGDFVIEWRDHAASARALGHAETARRLHERLPRVHPSNRAGVEREIAEARAGRGPTLFGRLVGIIGETAGPESLRLR; translated from the coding sequence ATGACCGTGACCTATGTGATCGAAGGCTCCCGGATCACCGGCCTCGACGACTTCTGGGACCGGATCGGCGAAGCCGTGAACGGCCCCGGAGGCTATTTCGGCCGAGGACTGGACGCCTTCGCGGACTGTCTGCGTGGCGGCTTCGGCACCCCGGACGACGGCGATTTCGTCATCGAATGGCGGGACCACGCCGCCTCCGCACGCGCACTCGGGCATGCGGAGACCGCTCGCAGGCTGCACGAACGGCTGCCCCGGGTACATCCCTCGAACCGGGCGGGCGTGGAACGGGAGATCGCCGAGGCCCGGGCCGGACGCGGTCCGACACTGTTCGGCCGGCTCGTCGGCATCATCGGTGAGACGGCAGGACCGGAATCCCTGCGCCTTCGCTGA
- a CDS encoding ribonuclease domain-containing protein — translation MRIPPRITTLGGVAALLSVLFVSGPVTASAATVPSTTAVGSVCYSALPSEAHDTLGLIEDGGPFPYEEDGTVFQNREAVLPDQGTGYYHEYTVVTPGSPTRGARRIVTGEEAQEDYYTADHYESFDLVDHDC, via the coding sequence ATGCGAATCCCCCCACGGATCACCACGCTCGGCGGCGTCGCCGCCCTCCTGTCCGTCCTCTTCGTATCGGGACCCGTGACGGCGTCGGCCGCGACCGTCCCCTCGACCACCGCGGTGGGCAGTGTCTGCTACTCCGCGCTGCCGTCCGAGGCACATGACACGCTCGGCCTGATCGAGGACGGCGGCCCGTTCCCGTACGAGGAGGACGGCACGGTCTTCCAGAACCGGGAGGCCGTCCTGCCGGATCAGGGCACCGGCTACTACCACGAGTACACGGTCGTCACACCCGGCTCCCCCACCCGCGGGGCCCGCCGGATCGTGACGGGCGAGGAAGCCCAGGAGGACTACTACACGGCGGACCACTACGAGTCGTTCGACCTCGTCGACCACGACTGCTGA
- a CDS encoding ATP-binding protein: MTKRRESPPARLHRRLGHADLSAVGEIRGALRDFLRYRRRQEDTDVAELLLSELVTNALIHTRNGAVVTVTSAPARLRVEVRDFMTEQEPAPYVPNADDGTHGRGLLLVQSLADSWGVTTQALGKVVWFELSGGLA; this comes from the coding sequence ATGACGAAGCGCCGGGAGAGTCCGCCGGCACGGCTGCATCGCAGACTCGGGCACGCGGATCTGTCGGCCGTGGGCGAGATACGCGGGGCGCTGCGGGACTTCCTGCGCTACCGGCGGCGGCAGGAGGACACCGACGTGGCCGAACTGCTGCTCTCCGAACTGGTGACGAACGCCCTGATCCACACGCGGAACGGGGCCGTGGTCACCGTCACCTCCGCCCCCGCGCGACTGCGCGTGGAGGTGCGCGACTTCATGACGGAGCAGGAGCCCGCGCCGTACGTACCGAACGCCGACGACGGTACGCACGGCAGGGGACTGCTCCTCGTCCAGAGCCTGGCGGACTCCTGGGGAGTCACGACTCAGGCACTGGGCAAGGTGGTCTGGTTCGAGCTGAGCGGCGGCTTGGCCTGA
- a CDS encoding DUF2637 domain-containing protein — MRLTDISLDWLLPGAVLLVGVMAAVTVVARGKRAAEKAAADDSWERSEERRRRKEALYATASYVLLFCCAAVAAALSFHGLVGFGRQNLSLSGGWEYLVPFGLDGAAMFCSVLAVREASHGDAALGSRLLVWTFAGAAAWFNWVHAPRGMDHAGAPHFFAGMSLSAAVLFDRALKQTRRAALREQGLVPRPLPQIRIVRWLRAPRETFGAWSLMLLEGVRTLDEAVDEVREDRREREQDRHRRKDQAKLDRAHIKALNRQNRVWGRGGRSGRQVDVQAIAPAAGGGPPAVAEPAIAEPGQLPLRPRPSLQAVNGPKSRSTSAQTTSGEPATVDLTAEDDTQALPRLDSLEQKLKDLEQQFG, encoded by the coding sequence ATGAGACTGACCGACATATCGCTTGACTGGCTGCTTCCGGGCGCCGTGCTGCTCGTGGGGGTCATGGCGGCGGTGACGGTGGTCGCGCGCGGCAAGCGCGCCGCTGAGAAGGCCGCGGCCGACGACAGCTGGGAACGCAGCGAGGAGCGCCGCCGGCGCAAGGAGGCGCTCTACGCCACCGCCTCGTACGTCCTGCTGTTCTGCTGTGCCGCGGTCGCCGCCGCCCTCTCCTTCCACGGGCTCGTCGGCTTCGGCCGGCAAAACCTCAGCCTCTCCGGGGGCTGGGAGTACCTCGTGCCCTTCGGCCTCGACGGGGCCGCGATGTTCTGTTCGGTGCTCGCGGTGCGTGAGGCGAGCCACGGTGACGCGGCTCTGGGCTCACGGCTGCTGGTGTGGACGTTCGCCGGTGCCGCCGCCTGGTTCAACTGGGTGCACGCGCCGCGCGGCATGGACCACGCGGGCGCCCCGCACTTCTTCGCGGGCATGTCGCTCTCGGCCGCGGTGCTGTTCGACCGCGCGCTGAAGCAGACGCGCCGTGCGGCGCTCCGCGAGCAGGGCCTGGTGCCCCGCCCGCTGCCGCAGATCCGGATCGTCCGGTGGCTGCGCGCCCCCAGGGAGACGTTCGGCGCCTGGTCGCTGATGCTCCTCGAGGGCGTACGGACCCTGGACGAGGCGGTGGACGAGGTGCGCGAGGACCGCCGGGAGCGGGAACAGGACCGGCACCGCAGGAAGGACCAGGCCAAGCTGGACCGGGCCCACATCAAGGCCCTGAACCGGCAGAACCGGGTATGGGGGCGCGGCGGACGGTCGGGCCGCCAGGTGGACGTGCAGGCCATCGCCCCGGCGGCGGGAGGCGGCCCCCCGGCCGTCGCGGAGCCCGCCATAGCAGAGCCCGGACAGCTGCCCCTGCGCCCCCGTCCATCGCTGCAAGCCGTGAACGGCCCGAAATCCAGGAGTACTTCGGCACAGACCACGAGCGGTGAACCCGCGACCGTCGACCTCACCGCCGAGGACGACACCCAGGCCCTGCCCCGGCTCGATTCGCTGGAGCAGAAACTCAAGGACCTGGAGCAGCAGTTCGGCTGA
- a CDS encoding (2Fe-2S)-binding protein — translation MTLPVLLATAPSPTAAAYARLAEVFPGLRAEVLADDAPDPSGAGWVRAADLAGGGAAVDGFLAWDEAQVLRDYGTRARPDVVASFGLHRYAWPACLLVTVPWFLHRRVPRIPVADVSFHRGLGHLALRVREFACLSGDPAAALPGARVVPDEAALRAEVRDAVAEHIGPVLDGFGPRMRRGKRALWGMATDEIVEGLWYIAHLLGEEGRAMAELEELLPGTTKPYVGTAGFRELTGPDGESLPTRDRASCCLFYTLRPEDTCVTCPRTCDDDRVRRLAATA, via the coding sequence ATGACCCTGCCCGTCCTGCTCGCGACCGCCCCGTCCCCGACGGCCGCGGCCTACGCCCGTCTGGCCGAGGTCTTCCCGGGACTGCGGGCCGAGGTGCTCGCCGACGACGCGCCGGACCCCTCCGGAGCGGGCTGGGTCCGGGCGGCGGACCTCGCAGGGGGCGGAGCGGCCGTGGACGGCTTCCTCGCCTGGGACGAGGCGCAGGTGCTCCGGGACTACGGCACCCGGGCCCGACCCGACGTGGTGGCGAGCTTCGGGCTCCACCGCTACGCGTGGCCGGCGTGCCTCCTGGTGACGGTGCCGTGGTTCCTGCACCGGCGGGTGCCCCGGATTCCCGTGGCCGACGTGTCCTTCCACCGGGGGCTCGGTCATCTGGCCCTGCGCGTACGCGAGTTCGCCTGTCTGTCCGGCGATCCCGCCGCAGCCCTGCCCGGCGCCCGGGTCGTGCCCGACGAAGCGGCGCTGCGGGCCGAGGTCCGCGACGCGGTGGCCGAGCACATCGGCCCCGTGCTGGACGGATTCGGGCCCCGCATGCGGCGCGGCAAGCGCGCCCTGTGGGGCATGGCGACCGACGAGATCGTCGAGGGCCTCTGGTACATCGCGCACCTCCTCGGGGAGGAGGGCCGGGCGATGGCCGAGCTGGAGGAACTGCTGCCGGGCACGACCAAGCCGTACGTGGGGACCGCGGGCTTCCGCGAACTGACCGGACCCGACGGCGAGTCGCTGCCTACCCGGGACCGGGCGAGCTGCTGCCTCTTCTACACCCTGCGGCCCGAGGACACCTGCGTGACCTGCCCGCGCACCTGCGACGACGACCGCGTCCGCAGGCTCGCCGCCACCGCGTGA
- a CDS encoding GntR family transcriptional regulator, with product MEQGRAWDGMGPYASAGTPPDARVPEQARGEHTHGERPAPRAVRRHSVRGQILDALRSALVDGELTPGEVYSAPALGARFGVSATPVREAMQQLAAEGAVEVVPNRGFRVSEPGPRELAELAEVRALIEIPVMLRLARTVAAADWYALRPLADATVAAAAAGDRAAYAESDRAFHRAVLGLSGNLRLVQVADDLHRRSQWPPAVGPPGRRAELLADAAEHTALLDALIARDLTLVRSLVREHFDGADV from the coding sequence GTGGAGCAGGGCAGAGCGTGGGACGGCATGGGCCCGTACGCGTCCGCGGGCACCCCGCCGGACGCCCGTGTGCCCGAACAGGCACGCGGCGAGCACACCCACGGCGAGCGCCCCGCCCCCCGCGCCGTGCGGCGGCACTCCGTGCGCGGCCAGATCCTGGACGCCCTGCGCTCCGCACTCGTCGACGGGGAGCTGACCCCGGGGGAGGTCTACTCCGCCCCGGCGCTCGGCGCGCGTTTCGGTGTGTCCGCCACACCCGTCCGCGAGGCCATGCAGCAGCTGGCGGCGGAGGGCGCCGTCGAGGTCGTGCCGAACCGCGGCTTCCGGGTCAGTGAACCGGGTCCCCGCGAACTCGCGGAGCTCGCGGAGGTGCGCGCCCTGATCGAGATCCCCGTCATGCTGCGGCTCGCCCGCACGGTCGCGGCCGCCGACTGGTACGCGCTCCGTCCGCTGGCCGACGCCACCGTCGCCGCGGCGGCCGCCGGCGACCGCGCGGCGTACGCCGAGAGCGACCGCGCCTTCCACCGCGCGGTGCTCGGACTCTCCGGCAACCTGCGGCTCGTGCAGGTCGCCGACGACCTGCACCGCAGGTCCCAGTGGCCGCCGGCGGTCGGTCCGCCGGGCCGGCGGGCGGAACTGCTCGCCGACGCCGCGGAGCACACCGCGCTGCTCGACGCGCTGATCGCCCGGGACCTCACGCTGGTGCGGTCCCTCGTGCGCGAGCACTTCGACGGCGCCGACGTCTGA
- a CDS encoding PucR family transcriptional regulator: protein MRLRALLDTEALGLRLLGGEDELDRSVRGVMTTDLRDPSRYLSGGELVLTGLAWRRDAADSEPFVRILAGAGVAGLAAGEAELGDIPDDLVEACLRHRLPLFAVHETVAFAMITEHVVRQVSGERAGDLAAVVDRHRRLMTSGPAGGGPEVVLDLLTSDLDLRAWVLSPTGRRIAGSGEPLPPHVGAELAGRHLAATRSGRRGPHRAEVDGTAYSLFPIRNTGRGAAPLPSGDVRESVLSDWLLAVEADAGDWPAARLDLLQGVTQLIAVERDRRDAARAVRRRLAQEVLELVQAGAAPAEIAARLRVAAPVLLPGLGTAPHWQVVVARVEWTGEDTDLSGGRAAQALLEEILVDPAVSGPDSADRIAVAHTGEEAVALVPLNALPAPPTAGAGAEGEAASDERDGTDGRDAALHADALLHAVRAPLSAGLAEDGRLTLGVSAAVHSAEGLRGALEEARHARRVAAARPGPVCAAGHHELASHVLLLPFVPDDVRRAFTARLLDPLRDYDRRHRAELMETLEAFLDCDGSWTRCAARLHLHVNTLRYRVGRIEQLTGRDLSRLEDKLDFFLALRMS, encoded by the coding sequence ATGCGGCTGCGCGCACTGCTGGACACCGAGGCGCTGGGCCTGCGGCTGCTCGGCGGCGAGGACGAGCTGGACCGGTCGGTCCGCGGCGTCATGACGACCGACCTGCGCGACCCCAGCCGCTACCTCTCCGGCGGGGAGCTGGTCCTCACCGGGCTCGCCTGGCGGCGTGACGCCGCCGACTCCGAGCCGTTCGTCCGCATCCTGGCGGGCGCGGGCGTCGCGGGCCTCGCCGCCGGCGAGGCCGAGCTCGGGGACATCCCCGACGACCTGGTCGAGGCGTGCCTGCGGCACCGGCTGCCCCTGTTCGCCGTGCACGAGACCGTCGCGTTCGCAATGATCACCGAGCACGTGGTCCGCCAGGTGTCGGGTGAGCGCGCCGGCGACCTCGCCGCGGTCGTCGACCGGCACCGCCGGCTGATGACCTCGGGTCCGGCGGGCGGCGGCCCCGAGGTGGTCCTCGACCTGCTCACGTCCGACCTGGACCTGCGCGCCTGGGTGCTCTCCCCCACCGGCCGCCGGATCGCCGGGTCCGGTGAGCCCCTGCCCCCGCACGTCGGCGCGGAACTGGCCGGACGCCACCTCGCCGCGACCCGCTCGGGCCGCCGGGGGCCGCACCGCGCCGAGGTGGACGGTACGGCGTATTCGCTGTTCCCGATCCGGAACACCGGCCGGGGAGCCGCACCGCTGCCGTCCGGGGACGTACGGGAGTCCGTCCTCTCGGACTGGCTGCTGGCCGTCGAGGCGGACGCGGGCGACTGGCCGGCCGCGCGACTGGACCTGCTCCAGGGCGTGACGCAGCTGATCGCGGTCGAGCGCGACCGCCGCGACGCGGCGCGCGCGGTACGCCGGAGGCTCGCCCAGGAGGTCCTGGAGCTGGTCCAGGCGGGCGCGGCCCCGGCCGAGATCGCGGCCCGGCTCCGGGTCGCCGCACCCGTCCTGCTGCCGGGTCTCGGCACGGCTCCGCACTGGCAGGTCGTGGTCGCCCGGGTCGAATGGACCGGCGAGGACACGGACCTCTCGGGCGGCCGGGCCGCCCAGGCGCTGCTGGAGGAGATCCTGGTCGACCCCGCGGTGTCCGGCCCCGATTCGGCGGACCGGATCGCGGTGGCGCACACCGGCGAGGAGGCCGTCGCGCTGGTCCCGCTGAACGCGCTCCCCGCTCCGCCCACCGCCGGCGCCGGAGCGGAGGGCGAGGCCGCCTCGGACGAGCGGGACGGGACGGACGGGCGGGACGCGGCCCTGCACGCCGACGCGCTGCTCCACGCCGTCCGCGCGCCGCTCTCCGCCGGCCTGGCCGAGGACGGCCGTCTGACACTGGGTGTCAGCGCCGCCGTGCACTCCGCCGAAGGACTGCGCGGGGCACTGGAGGAGGCCCGGCACGCCCGCCGCGTCGCGGCGGCCCGGCCGGGGCCGGTCTGCGCGGCCGGGCACCACGAGCTCGCCTCGCATGTCCTGCTGCTGCCCTTCGTGCCGGACGACGTCCGGCGGGCCTTCACCGCACGGCTCCTGGACCCGCTGCGCGACTACGACCGGCGCCACCGAGCGGAGCTCATGGAGACGCTGGAGGCCTTCCTGGACTGCGACGGGTCCTGGACCCGCTGCGCGGCCCGGCTGCACCTCCACGTCAACACGCTGCGCTATCGCGTCGGACGTATCGAGCAGTTGACGGGACGTGACCTTTCGCGGCTCGAGGACAAGCTCGACTTCTTCCTCGCCCTGCGCATGAGCTGA
- a CDS encoding FAD binding domain-containing protein, with translation MDFLRPASWEEALAAKAEHPTAVPIAGGTDVMVEINFDHRRPGHLMDLNRIGELSEWQVGPDAVRLGASVPYSAVMENLRAELPGLALAAHTVASPQIRNRGGVGGNLGTASPAGDAHPALLAAGAEVEAASVRGTRMIPIDEFYTGVKRNALAPDELIRAVHIKKADGPQQYSKVGTRNAMVIAVCAFGLALHPGSRTVRTGIGSAAPTPVRAKEAEDFLNAALEEGGFWESGKIITPSVAKQFAQLAAGACNPIDDVRGTAAYRRHAVGIMARRTLGWTWEQYRGAGRTLEGAA, from the coding sequence ATGGACTTCCTTCGCCCCGCCAGCTGGGAGGAGGCGCTCGCCGCCAAGGCCGAGCACCCGACGGCTGTGCCCATCGCGGGTGGCACCGACGTCATGGTCGAGATCAACTTCGACCACCGCCGGCCCGGACACCTCATGGACCTGAACCGCATCGGTGAGCTGTCCGAGTGGCAGGTGGGCCCGGACGCCGTACGCCTCGGCGCGTCCGTGCCCTACAGCGCCGTCATGGAGAACCTGAGGGCGGAGCTGCCCGGCCTCGCCCTCGCCGCGCACACCGTCGCCTCGCCGCAGATCCGCAACCGCGGCGGTGTCGGCGGCAACCTGGGCACCGCCTCACCCGCGGGGGACGCCCACCCGGCGCTGCTCGCCGCGGGAGCCGAGGTCGAGGCCGCGTCCGTACGGGGGACGCGGATGATCCCGATCGACGAGTTCTACACCGGGGTGAAGCGCAACGCCCTCGCCCCCGACGAGCTGATCCGGGCCGTCCACATCAAGAAGGCCGACGGTCCGCAGCAGTACTCCAAGGTGGGCACGCGCAACGCGATGGTCATCGCCGTGTGCGCCTTCGGTCTCGCGCTCCACCCCGGGAGCCGCACCGTGCGGACCGGCATCGGCTCCGCCGCCCCGACCCCGGTCCGGGCGAAGGAGGCCGAGGACTTCCTCAACGCGGCGCTGGAGGAGGGCGGGTTCTGGGAGAGCGGAAAGATCATCACCCCGTCCGTCGCCAAGCAGTTCGCCCAGCTCGCGGCGGGGGCCTGCAACCCCATCGACGACGTACGGGGAACCGCCGCCTACCGCCGGCACGCCGTCGGCATCATGGCCCGCCGCACGCTGGGCTGGACCTGGGAGCAGTACCGCGGAGCGGGACGCACCCTCGAAGGAGCTGCTTGA